One Bacillus amyloliquefaciens DSM 7 = ATCC 23350 DNA window includes the following coding sequences:
- a CDS encoding YppG family protein, with translation MQWRAQPYQNMYQQQPMGYFYPQQIQPLQQPLQQPLQQPLQQPLQQPLQQPLQQPLQQPLQQPLQQQYHQQGQFPPQFYPNQEYGQMQQTYNLAPPQAGMPGGPPGFVNPYPVPRPNQQQPSQFSGILSQFKKTNGQFDFNKMMDTTGQMVSAVNQVGSLVKGFTSIFK, from the coding sequence ATGCAATGGAGAGCGCAGCCATATCAAAATATGTACCAGCAGCAGCCAATGGGCTATTTCTATCCGCAGCAGATTCAGCCGTTGCAGCAGCCGTTGCAGCAGCCGTTGCAGCAGCCGTTGCAGCAGCCGTTGCAGCAGCCATTGCAGCAGCCATTGCAGCAGCCGTTGCAGCAGCCATTGCAGCAGCCGTTGCAGCAGCAGTATCATCAGCAAGGGCAGTTTCCGCCGCAATTTTATCCAAATCAGGAATATGGTCAAATGCAGCAGACGTATAATCTCGCTCCTCCTCAGGCAGGCATGCCCGGGGGACCGCCGGGATTTGTGAATCCTTACCCCGTTCCCAGACCGAATCAGCAGCAGCCTTCCCAATTCTCAGGCATACTCTCTCAGTTTAAAAAGACGAACGGACAGTTTGACTTTAATAAAATGATGGATACGACAGGGCAGATGGTAAGCGCCGTAAACCAGGTCGGATCGCTTGTGAAAGGATTTACCAGTATCTTTAAATAA
- a CDS encoding YppF family protein: MNVSYLRKRFAEVKKYETDCADKLMDFAKFLYIQGHLTATEFRNSMKVLEASGAENPAYE, encoded by the coding sequence ATGAACGTATCATACTTAAGAAAACGTTTTGCAGAAGTGAAAAAATATGAAACAGATTGTGCAGATAAACTGATGGACTTTGCAAAGTTTCTCTATATTCAAGGCCATCTCACGGCAACCGAATTTCGAAACAGTATGAAGGTTCTCGAAGCAAGTGGAGCAGAAAACCCGGCGTATGAATAA